From one Nonomuraea polychroma genomic stretch:
- a CDS encoding alkyl/aryl-sulfatase, whose protein sequence is MADLPFHDRGDFADADRGFIAKLSPAVIRTADGRVIWDGDSYDFLQGECPATAHPSLWRQAQLCARQGLYEVADGLYQVRGLDLSNMTLVEGESGVIVIDPLISTECAAAALKLYRAHRGDRPVTGVIYTHPHADHFGGVRGVTRGGVPILAAAGFLEQAVSETVYAGPALTRRAVYMYGPALPRSPEGQIGCGLGMTVSTGSLSLIPPTVDITRTGQEETVDGVRMIFHLGSGAEMTFLLPDHHALCLAENATHNQHNLLSLRGGPFRDARAWARCLNEALSLFGGQADIAFAAHHWPTWGRDDIARFLARQRDMYAYLHDQTLRLLNKGLTAAEIAEAVQLPPELERSWHTHGYHGSASHNVKAIYQQYVGWFDGNPAHLWEHPPRESAIRYVECLGGGASVVEFARRYLAENDLRFAAQLLNHAVFADEGNKEARDLLAQVYTRLGHGAENATWRNFYLMGALELADGIVPATTDSVAPDLFAALSVEQVFDSLAIRVDGPRAWHEHLAIDWHLTDLGERHRTTLSNGALIHQAQPSDEAADLTLRLTKAQLLGLLSGKGVEGVEREGDTSALRRLVAVLDRPVPDFAIVTA, encoded by the coding sequence ATGGCAGACCTTCCATTTCACGACAGGGGCGACTTCGCGGATGCGGACCGGGGTTTCATCGCCAAACTCAGCCCCGCTGTGATCAGGACGGCGGACGGCAGGGTCATCTGGGACGGCGACTCCTACGACTTCCTCCAGGGCGAGTGCCCGGCGACAGCCCATCCCAGTCTGTGGCGTCAGGCCCAGCTGTGTGCCAGACAAGGTCTGTACGAGGTCGCCGACGGCCTCTATCAGGTACGCGGCCTGGACCTGTCCAACATGACGCTGGTCGAGGGCGAGAGCGGGGTCATCGTCATCGACCCGCTGATCTCCACAGAGTGCGCCGCCGCCGCGCTGAAGTTGTACCGCGCCCACCGCGGCGACCGGCCCGTCACCGGCGTGATCTACACCCACCCGCACGCCGACCACTTCGGCGGCGTCCGCGGCGTCACCCGCGGCGGCGTGCCCATCCTGGCCGCCGCCGGGTTCCTGGAGCAGGCGGTGTCGGAGACCGTGTACGCGGGCCCGGCGCTCACCCGCCGTGCCGTCTACATGTACGGGCCCGCCCTGCCCCGCTCACCCGAAGGCCAGATCGGCTGCGGCCTCGGCATGACCGTCTCGACGGGCAGCCTGTCCCTCATCCCGCCCACGGTCGACATCACCCGCACCGGACAGGAGGAGACGGTCGACGGCGTACGGATGATCTTCCACTTGGGCTCCGGCGCCGAGATGACCTTCCTCCTGCCCGACCACCACGCGTTGTGCCTGGCCGAGAACGCCACCCACAACCAGCACAATCTGCTGTCCCTGCGCGGCGGCCCGTTCCGCGACGCCCGGGCCTGGGCGCGCTGCCTCAACGAGGCACTGTCCCTGTTCGGCGGCCAGGCCGACATCGCCTTCGCCGCACACCATTGGCCGACGTGGGGCCGCGACGACATCGCCCGCTTTCTGGCCCGGCAGCGCGACATGTACGCCTATCTGCACGATCAGACCCTGCGCCTGCTCAACAAGGGCCTGACGGCGGCCGAGATCGCCGAGGCCGTGCAACTGCCGCCCGAACTCGAGCGCTCCTGGCACACCCACGGCTACCACGGCTCGGCCAGCCACAATGTCAAGGCCATCTACCAGCAGTACGTGGGCTGGTTCGACGGCAACCCAGCCCACCTGTGGGAGCACCCGCCGCGGGAGAGCGCGATCCGATACGTCGAGTGCCTGGGCGGCGGTGCGTCCGTCGTCGAGTTCGCCCGGCGTTACCTGGCCGAGAACGACCTGCGCTTCGCCGCCCAGCTGCTCAACCACGCCGTCTTCGCCGACGAGGGCAACAAGGAGGCCCGCGACCTGCTCGCCCAGGTCTACACCAGGCTCGGCCACGGCGCGGAGAACGCCACGTGGCGCAACTTCTACCTCATGGGCGCGCTGGAGCTGGCGGACGGCATCGTGCCCGCCACCACTGACAGCGTCGCGCCCGATCTGTTCGCCGCGCTGAGCGTGGAGCAGGTCTTCGACTCGCTCGCCATCCGCGTCGACGGCCCGCGGGCCTGGCACGAACACCTGGCGATCGACTGGCACCTGACCGACCTGGGGGAGCGGCACCGTACGACGTTGTCCAACGGGGCGCTGATCCACCAGGCCCAGCCGTCCGACGAGGCCGCGGACCTGACGCTGCGGCTGACCAAGGCCCAGTTGCTCGGCCTGCTGTCGGGCAAGGGCGTCGAAGGGGTGGAACGCGAGGGCGACACGTCGGCGCTGCGGCGGCTGGTCGCGGTGCTGGACCGGCCGGTGCCGGACTTCGCCATCGTCACCGCCTGA